In Procambarus clarkii isolate CNS0578487 chromosome 36, FALCON_Pclarkii_2.0, whole genome shotgun sequence, one DNA window encodes the following:
- the LOC138371666 gene encoding uncharacterized protein: MAGRHIHSPIMAGRHIHSSVKAGRHIHSPIMAGRHIHSPIMAGRHIHSSVMAGRHIHSPITAGRHIHSPIMAGRHIHSPIMAGRHIHSSVMAGRHIHSSVKAGRHIHSAVMAGRHIHSSVKAGRHIHLAVMAGRHIHSPIMAGRHIHSPIMAGRHIHSSVKAGRHIHLAVKAGRHIHSSVMAGRHIHSAVTAGRHIHSAVMAGRHMHSSVKAGRHIHSAVMAGRCYRSSTLVVVPQG, translated from the coding sequence atggctggtcgacacatccactcacctatcatggctggtcgacacatccactcatccGTCaaggctggtcgacacatccactcacccatcatggctggtcgacacatccactcacccaTCATGGCTGGTCGTCACATCCACTCAtccgtcatggctggtcgacacatccactcacccatcacggctggtcgacacatccactcacccatcatggctggtcgacacatccactcacccaTCATGGCTGGTCGTCATATCCACTCAtccgtcatggctggtcgacacatccactcatccGTCaaggctggtcgacacatccactcagccgtcatggctggtcgacacatccactcatccGTCaaggctggtcgacacatccacttagccgtcatggctggtcgacacatccactcacccatcatggctggtcgacacatccactcacccatcatggctggtcgacacatccactcatccGTCaaggctggtcgacacatccacttaGCCGTCaaggctggtcgacacatccactcatccgtcatggctggtcgacacatccactcagccgtcacggctggtcgacacatccactcagccgtcatggctggtcgacacatgcACTCATCCGTCaaggctggtcgacacatccactcagccgtcatggctggtcgatGTTACAGGTCGTCCACACTGGTCGTTGTACCACAGGGGTAA